The stretch of DNA TGAACCGAAGCTGACAGAGGCCGCTTCCGGAGCGGAACAGCTCGTAAGCGGTACGGCGGATCTGAAATCGGGTATTACCGCGCTGGGAGACGGTCTGACCCGCATCCAGAAAGGCATTGAGAGCGGATCGGCGGGAGCGGGCGAGATCAAGAGCGGACTTGAGCAGGCCGCGGCGAGCGCGCAACAGCTGGCGGATGCCCACAAAAAGCTGCTGGCCGGATATAAGCAGATTGGCGGAGGTCTGGATGCGCTGGACGGCGGCATCGGTCAGATTCAGCAGCAGCTGTCCGGCGTAGCGGCGGCGCTGAACGGGCTCGGTTCGAACTTTACCGGTCTGGAGGGAAGCCACCCCGAGCTGCTGCAGGACGCGGACTATCAGACCATCAAAGGGACGGTTACCCAGACCGGTGAAGGAGCGGCCAAGCTTGCAGCCGGGCTCGGACAAATCTCGGAGCAGCTGAAAGGCGCCGCGGCGGGGCTGGACCAAGCCAACGCAGGCTATGCCAAGGCTGCTGCCGGGCAGGATGCGCTGGCGCAGGGGCTGCAGAAGCTGGTATCCGGCATCGCACAGCTGGAGTCCGGTCTGAATCAGGCAGCCAGCGGGCAGGCTCAAATTGTCGGCAAGATTCCATCCATTACAAGCGGGCTTGACGAGCTGCAGGGCGGACAGCGGCAGCTTGCGGATGGCTTCGGTGAGCTGAGCGGTCAGATCGGCGAGCTCACGAAGGGTCTCAGCGACAGTGCGAAAGGTCTGGAACAGATTACAAGCGGTCTCGGCTCCGCTCAGGATTATCTGAGTCAGGTTCAGGCCGCCGGAGACGACGAGCTGAGCGGTTTCTTCATTCCGACGGAAGCGCTGGAGTCGGATGATATCAAGCAGGTCTTCGATAATTATTTGTCGGGCGACCGCAAGGTGATGACAATAGACGTTGTTTTTGCCGACAATCCGTACAGTACCGCTGCCATCGATAAGGTGGACGATATCCAGGCGGCGGTAGACCGGGCAGTCAAGGGCACGAAGCTTGAAAATGCGGAAGTGGCCATGAGCGGGGTAACTAGCACCTTCAGCGACCTGCAGGCCATTTCCAATGCGGACTATTCACGGACGGTTATGCTGATGCTGGGCGGTATTTTCATCATTCTGGTCTTTTTGCTCCGCTCTGTCATCATGCCGGTCTACCTGATCCTGTCACTTGTGCTGACCTACTTTACGGCGATGGGTGTAACGGAAGCGATCTTTGTCAATCTGCTGGGATATTCGGGAATTACATGGACGACTCCGTTCTTCAGCTTCGTCATGCTAATCGCCCTTGGCGTCGATTACAGCATCTTCCTGATGGCGCGGTTTAACGAGACTCAAACCTGGGATGTCAAGGACGCCATACTGCACGCGATGCGGAATATGGGCACTGTCATTTTGTCGGCGGTCATCATTCTCGGGGGTACATTCGCTTCGATGTATCCTTCGGGCGTGCTGTCAATGATGCAGATTGCCACCGTCGTGCTGTCGGGTCTTGCGCTGTATGCGCTCCTGTTCCTGCCGTTCTTCGTGCCTGTCATGGTAAAAATGTTCGGCAGAGCCAACTGGTGGCCGTTCGGAGTAAAGGAGCCGGAGGCAGCGGCGGACCGAAATATCCAGATGTAACATTAGCGCCAGTCAAAATTCTGTTGCCCGCCGCCTGTTTAAGCGGCGGGATTCAGCCAGCCTTCGGGCTGGCTTTTTTCATTGCATCCGCTTGTTCAAATGTTCATTTACACTCCGGAAATTGCATATTGACATTGAAATAAATTGAATGCAGACTATACTTAGTAATACTAAATAATAAGGTTAGCAAGGTGATGTGATGAGCGATCCGGCAAGCCAGCTTAAGAAGGGGGTTCTTGAGATCCTGGTATTGCATCTGCTTAGCCGTGGAAATCTGTACGGATACCAGTTGATCAGCGAATTGGATGAAAGAAGCGGCGGTTATTTCAAGCTTAAAGAAGGGACCCTGTACCCGGTTCTGTACCGGCTGGAAGATTCCAGTCTAGTGGAGAGCTATTGGGAGCAGGACACAGGCAAGCGCGGAGTCCGCCGCAAATACTACCGGATCACCGCAGCGGGTAAAGTTTGGCTGCAGGAAATGACCGGAGAGCTTGCGCTGTTTTATCATTCCATTTACAAGATTATGGGAGATGAGAGTTTATGAGCCAAAGATTGAAGCTCTATGTTAGCGAAGTAATGGCGGGAATTGATGCGGACCCTGTAACGAAACGAAGAATTGCGGAAGATTTGCTGACTACATTAAATGAAAGGTCGGAGCGCAGCAGCGTCGGCCGGGTGCTGGCCGAGTCGGGAGCGCCCGGGGAAATGGCCCGTGATTATATGGACGGATTGTACGGAATCGGGGCCGGGCCGGGGTCTGATGGTAATCAATTTCCTGACGATGATCTCGGCATAGATTCCGGCGATTATTACGAATACAAATCCTCGTTAACGGTTCTTGATCTGCCTTTGGTGCATATTAAGCTCCGCAGACGGGGCTGGTTCTTTGGGGGGGCGCCTGCGGTCGCCAAAGGAATCATTGCTATTGGCGATGTGGCGCTCGGCGCTTTTGCCGTCGGAGGGATAGCGGCAGGCGGAATCAGTATCGGAGGTTTGTCTGCCGGGGTCCTTGCGTTGGGAGGAGCCGCAGCCGGGGCCGTTGCGACCGGAGGAGCTGCCGTAGGCCTCCTTGCTGTCGGCGGAGTAGCGGTGGGGAAGATAGCGCTGGGGGGCCTCGCCATCGGCAAGATCGCCATCGGAGGCAGCGTAATCGGAAAGTATACCTTAAGCGCAGCCGATCCCGGGGGATTCTCGCTGGAGCAGTTCCGCAGGCTGCTGGAGGAAGCCTTTCCAGGTGTGGCCAGGTGGCTGCGCAGCTTTAAATCATAGCCGGTATGGCTGATGACGAACAAGAACCTCCGCAAATGCCTCAGGCGAGGCAGCGGAGGTTCTTGTGTGTTGTAACGGATTGATCAACGGATTAAGGACTAGCTTATTCTTCCGAAGAAGCTGCGCAGCGCCCAGCCGCGCTCTTGACGCTTCTTGTATTTCGGCAGCGAACGGTAGACGGCGACGGACTCGGCAAAAGCCTGCTTCGCTTCGGCACTCTGGCCGAGCGCCTTGTACATCGAGCCGAGCAAATAATACGCTTCACTGGAGGAAGACTGAATCTCCTTGAACTCGTGCAAATAATGGAGCGATTTATCGCGGTCACTCTGCCGGAAGCCCTCCGCAAGCCGGAGATAGGGCTGTCCGTACTGCACTCTCTGGTTGATCTCCAGTCCGCGAAGCATCTGGCTTTCCCCTTCTGCGAGCTGCCCAAGCTTAATATTCGCATATCCGAGATCGACCCAATATTCGGCGGACTGCTCGTAGCGGTCCCCTATTTGCAGCAGAAGCTCTTGCGCTTCCCGGAATTTCTTGCGTTCGGCCAATAGACGGGCCAGCTCGAACTTGGAAGAAACATCATTGGGGTTAAGCGAGATTTGCGTGCGGAGTCTGGAGCTCTGTCTTGCTCTGCGAAAAGGACGGGCGATACTCGGGAAGATCCCCACATAACGGCGGTCGATAAAATACAGCACCGCAAGCAGGATAATCAGCGCGAGAAACGGATTCCCCACCAAATTCCACAGAAGCATAAAACCGATAAATTTAACCATGATTTCCCTCCAAAAAATAGTGATGCCGGTTTACCTGCGATAGGCAATAATTCACATCATTATATCATCCTTTTCAGCGGCAGAAAATGGTAACCGTAATTGCGGCCATAGCTTCGATTCCAACTGCAGCGGGGAGCGATGAGTAGAATAATGCAGAAAACCTGAAACGGTACATCTTTTTATCGTCTTCAACACTCTAATGAATAACATACCTGAGAAAGTGCAGTTTTTTGCCCCGTTCAATCCTCATTTCAGTCAGCACAGTTACATATGCCTGTAAGATGGCAGGAATTCCCTGCTCACAATCGCTTTCGATGAAAAAACCTGTACTATAGCTGTTTTGCAAGACACTGCACATAGAATAACGACCAACTTGACATCATCCCGGTTACTCCACCCTTAGTTGTTTCCGGTTAGGACCTCTACTCATACAAATGTACCATCTTATCTTGTGAAAACTTACCCTCAAAAAAATCCGAATCCCATTGCCCTGATCATTGATCGTAGTTCATTTGTCGGCTCCTGATGAGCCGAAAGAACGGTTTTGCGCTGAATCGGGAAACTTGTTCCGCTTCGCCGCGTCTACAGATTAAAGCAACTCCTGCTGCAATGGCGTAAAGGAGGGAAGAGAGACAGATGTTTATAAAGAATCGGATGAAACATCTGTCAGGTCTGCTGCTCGCCTCTGCCGTAATATTTTCCGCATTGCCGGTTTCTACGGAGGCGGCGCAGGTTCAGGCGTACTCCCCGGCAAAGCTGTCAGGGATCAAGGAAATTGCGGCTGAGCCCGGATTTTGGGGCGGCAGCGCCTTTGCTCTTGGTATAGACGGCACAGTCTGGTCATGGGGAAGCAATTATTCCGGTCAATTTGCGAACGGAACCGCAGGGCCGGCGAATTGGAGCAATGCGCCGCATAGAGTCGCCGGACTTGAAGGCACGAAGAAGCTTGTCCTTGGAGGAAATTACTATATGGCGCTCAATCAGAACGGTACCGTGAAGGCATGGGGTGCTGTTCTGCGTACCGGAGAATGTGCAGAGCGTTGTGATCGGAGAACGCGGCATCTTGGCATTAACGAAGAGCGGGACGGTCTGGGCATCGTTAAGTGCGGAGGATGCGGCTCTGAACCGGTTGAAGAAAGTGCCAGGACTATCTGAAATAGTATCGATCCAGACCGGTTACGGCTTCAACCTTGTGAAGAATGGAAAAGGCGAATACCGGCTCTGGGAAGCGGGGACGAACCAGAAGTCACTGCAGAAAGTGACCGCCTTAAGCGGTATTTCCCGGCTGACGCTAAATTTCGGAGGGCTTGCGGCGGTCAGGAAGGACGGCTCGCTGTGGACCTGGAAACGGGATTACTTATCTGACAAGCTGGCCTTTACGAGACCCCGTCAAATGAAGGGGGTTTACGAGCCTGTCTCCTTCGCGGAAGGTGAGAACAGCCGCTACGCCGTACTTGCGGATGGAACGGCAATGTCCTGGGGAACGAATCTGTTCGGTCAGCTAGGTATTGGCGTGAACGAATCGCGTCCTTTTACGGCTTCACCGATTGTAAAGCCAGTTTCGCTTCGGGTAGGCGGTGTACTGCTGAATCCAACACAGCCGCCCCTCTATAGGGACGGAAAGGTGTTCGTTCCGCTTCGTAACGTCGCTGATGGGCTGGGTCTTACGGTCAAAGCCGCAAATGACGGATCTATTGCCCTAACAGGGCATGGTCGGAGCGTCGTTGTGCCGGCCGCCGGGTCCTTTAAGGTCAGCTATACGCTGCTTGTTCCGGCAGGAAAGCTGGCGCAAAGCCTTGGTTCTTCGCTTAAATGGGACAGCAAAAGCTATGAAATTTCCTTTACTAATACCGGCGCCCAGTAACCGACTAACCGCCCAGGAAAGAGGGTCTAGGACTCGCGGACAGGCTGCAATACGGTGTCTGTGACTATGCAACTATTTTTCCGGATATGCATTAAAAATGTTTAGGATTGGAAATAATCGGGTAATAACAACGCAAGCAGGGAGCGATTATCAAAGGAGGTCGACGGCAATGAACCTATCGGTACATAACATTACGGCATTCAATCAGCAGTATTTCAGACCGCATCCATCTGTCGCCCAAAAGCGGGAAATCATCAATGATAAAAGCCAAAGCTTTCAGGACATCCTCAATGAGAAGATGCGCTCTGGCGGGGCAGATTTGAATAAGAATAATCGGTAAACTCAAATAAATAGGCCGGCGACCCGCTGTGATGGCGGACCGTCGGCTTTTTGCTGTCCAGCGCATCATTCGCAGACTGCGGGCCTCTTTCCTACATAATCTACCTTACCTCGAAGAACTCGCAGTCTCTTCTCGAGTAATAGGTCAGGTCGCTGACTCTTGACTGGATGATAACGTCCGTATCCGTGAAACGGATCACCGTCGCACCTGAATTGATCAAGTGGTCGTTCTGGAACACGCGGACGGGCAGCTGCCGTTCCATCGCTTCCTGAAAGTCGTGGTCGGTGATCAAAGGTCGATTAATCGGCATAAATAAAGTTCCCCTTTTGACGTGATAATGAGCATTTGAAAGGTACAACCAGTATATCTTCGAACCGTCCGCAATGCCAGTTTGCCTGTAAACCGCGCTGCATCCGCCAGAGAAAAATTGGATATCAAAAGCCCTCACCTCATTCCGCGTGTGAACATAAACTTGCTTTGAAAACGAAATCTCCTTTATACTTGTGGAAACTTTCAGGCGGGAGGTGATCTTGTGAAGACAAAAAATAATATCGCGTACATTCCTATTATTCTGCAATGGGCACTGAATGCGGCGCTAGTCGTATTAGCGATTATCCTTGTCATCCTTCTCGGCAAGGAGACGATTTATATTTTCGGCTTCATCAACGATGGCGAGCATCTGACCAAACTGGACTTGCTGGAGGCTCTGCTGATTTATTTTTTGTATTTCGAGTTCATTGCCCTGATAATCAAGTACTTTGAAGCGCATTATCATTTTCCGCTCCGCTACTTCGTCTATATCGGCATTACGGCGATGATCCGTCTGATTATTGTCGACCATGAAAGTCCGTCGGACACACTGATCTACTCCGGCGCGATCCTGGTGCTGGTGGTCACGCTGTATATTGCCAACAGCAAACTCCTTAAGCGAGAGAGCTGACAAGACGCTTATAAACGCCGCATATTTGTAACAGAACGCTTACCGGAGCTGGTATGCGTTCTGTTTTTTTGTATTCCAATTCGCTACACGATCAATAGCCGCCTGCTTCCGCCCATTCCTTGAACAGCTCGAAATCTATCTCTACCTGGTCGGCATAGGCGGAGGCCCAATGCGACAGATGGCGGGCGGGGAGATCGGGGTCAGGTCCCATTGCTCTGGCAATTTCTTTTTCGCTGTGATAGGGGAGGAGACCTTTGTTCACATCGGCGTCCGCCCTGGCGTGCATCTTGGCCGTAAGCCGGGCCATTAGAATGAGTGTGCGCTCCATGTCCTCGAACGATTCGATATCCTCCAGCTTAATTCTTTTTTTGTAGGGCGAACGCTCTCTGACATAGAAATGTCTGTCATCCATGGTGAAGAAGCCGAGGTAAGGGTCGGCTTTATGATGCATGGCCTGCTGTGTTGCCGTGACACGCTTGCCCTGATGCCCGAAATAATGCCAGAAGGACTCTGAATAGGGCATGAAATAAGCCGGAACCGGGACGCGCACCTCTTTGGCCTCCAGAACCGCGTCCTCCGCGCCCTTTTGTCCTTCACCCTCGATCAAAATATAATAGCGGTCCAATCCGATCGATGCCGTCCCTGAACCGTGCTTCACCGCGATATCCTTGATTTTGTAATGTTCGGGAGCCTTTTTTCGGGAATTCAGCGTGTCTTGATAGAACGGCCAAGCATGCTCCAGCATCTCCTGTTCGGCCGCGCCGGGCACTTTCAGTTCCTCCGTTTCAAGGAATATCCGGTCATCCTGCATTAGCGAGGTCACTTTGTCCAGAAAATGTGCCGCCTTGCGCTTCTCCAGCTTCTTCAGCAGCTTCTTGACCGGTCCTTTGGCCGAATCCTCATCTATGATGAATTTGCCCGGATCATCCTTTTCATCACTAAAGGCCTGAATCTGTCTGTAATATTCCTTAATATACGTTTCAACGCAGTCCCATTGGTCTTCAAGGGTGTAGCCGAGCTCCCGGCAGACTAGCGAAATGCTGACGGACATCCGCAGGAGGTCGTAGAGGTAGGAGCCCACATAGCCTTCGTCAAAATCATTGACATCATAGACCAGATTTCCGTCTTCGCTCCGAAAAGCGCCGAAATTCTCGAAATGCAGGTCTCCCTGAATCCAGGTAGGGCGCTCCGGAGAGGAGTGGTAGGGGAAATACTGGCGTGTAGCGTCAAAATAGAACAAATATGCGCTTCCCCGAAAAAAAGAGAAAGGACTGAGCAGCATTTTGTTGTATTTTTCCGCTCGATTGACGGCATCAAGCTTCATAATCTTACCGTCAAACTCATTAAAAACTGAGATTAGCGCTTGCTGCCGCAGCTTTGTGCGTGTGCGAATGACTCCCTCGGTGATGTTTTTGTCGATCATGCGGGACCTCCCTGACAGTAGTTTGAATCTATCGTATCCTTTTTGTTTTTATTTCGCAAAAAGATAGTAGGTGCTATATAAGCTCACATGTATTTGGTTTTTAAGCAAAATAGTTTATAAACTATTCGTTCCTTGCTATAATAGGCTTCGATTGAGCAAAAATTCATAGAGATAACTGTAGTAAATGTCACATTTTATTACAGGAGAGATGCTGATATTAATCGGATGGAGTGGAGAAATACATGGATAAACGTAAAATGCTGATGATTGATACCGATACAGCCGGCGATGATTGCACCGCTCTGCTGCTGGCGCTTCGCTGGCCGGGAGTGGAAGTTAAGGCCATCACGACGGTTGCGGGCAACATTCCGCTGTCTTTGTGTACGCGCAATGCGCTGACCACGCTGGAAACGGCGGAGCGTCCCGATGTGCCGGTCTATCCCGGCGCGGTTAAACCGCTGATGCGGGGGCTGTTCACAGCCGAGCATGTTCATGGCCCTGACGGGATGGGCGGCTCGAACTTTCCCGAGCCTTCGCTCAAGCCCCTGGAGGAGCATGCGGCCAACGCGATTGTCCGGCTGATCAATGAGTATCCGGGTGAAATCGAGATGATCGCGCAGGCGCCGCTGACAAATCTGGCGCTTGCCTATTCGCTTGATCCGTCCATTGCCGGAAAGCTGAAGCATCTTTGGGTGATGGGCGGAGCGAATAATTATATAGGCAATGACAGCCCGGCGGCGGAATTCAATTTCCTCGTCGATCCTGAAGCGGCGCATATCGTTGTTCATGCCGGTTTCAATCTGACGATGGTCGGCTGGGATGTGTGCCACCGGCTGCCGGTCATGGCGGAGGAGCATCTCCGCTTGATCGAGGCCATGGATACCGAGTTCGCCCGTTTCTACATGAAGGTGCTGCGGACCAATATGGAACGGGGGCTTAAGCAGTACGGATATCGCCGGCTGTCCCATCCGGATACGCTTACGGTAGCCATGGCTATCGACAACCGGGTCATGGCCCGGTCAAAGCGCTTCTATATTGATGTAGAACATAAGAGCGAGTTGACCAAAGGCTACAGCCTTGTCGACCAGAACAATATTCTAAAAAAAGAGCCGAATGCCGAGGTGTGTCTTGAGGCGGACCTTGAGCTGTTCCGGGAGATGGTATTTTCGCTGCTGAAGCAGCGGTGATATATAAATAACTAGGAATCTTAGCTTCCAAATTCTCTCATTTGTCATGATAACATAAGTAGAGTCCAAATGGCCTGAATAATGCGACAATCAAAGGATATGAGTAATTTGAGTTGAATTATTATTGATGAACTTGAATAATGACATCAGGGTAAGGAGTAACGAAGGGGAAGTTTGGAACTGTTTCAAACAAGAAATCTGGAGATGGGCAGCGGCCGGAAGTTCAAACATTCCTCGTAGTTACGACTGATATCTGATGAGAAAATCTTAAAGTTCATCTAAATAAGAGATTGGCAGGTTAAAGATATGGAGAATAGGTTGAAAGAAAAAATAATGAATAAAGAGACCGGCATTTTAACATATGGAATGACGCCGCCCAAGGCAACTCATCCCCCGGAAAAGATTGCAGAAATTTCACAAAAGCAGTGTGAAAGAATTAGAGATCTGGACATAGACGCCTTAATTCTTTACGATGTTCAGGAAGAAGCGGATCGAATTGAACAAGAAAGACCGTTTCCCTATTTGTCGACCATTGACCCGACTACGTATAGTAATGTATTTCTAAACACATTATCCGTTCCAAAAATTATTTATCGCTGCGTTGGCAAGTATTCTGAAGCGCAATTGGTGGATTGGATAAAATCCGACTTGGATCAGGACAGATTTTCTGTGTTTGTAGGCAGTTCTTCCAGTCAGCAAGAGGTTAAATTGGATTTGACAGAAGCCTATCGTTTAAGCAAACAACATAATCAAGATTTAACTTTTGGGGGAGTTGTGATTCCTGAAAGACATATGAAAAAGAATGATGAGCATATACGCGTTGCCAATAAAGTAAAAAGCGGATGCAGCTTTTTCGTATCACAGGCTACTTATGATGTAGAGGCATCGAAAAATTTCTTGTCTGATTATTTTTACTACTGTACAAATAACGGGCTGGAAATGGTGCCTATTTTATTTAATATCGCACCTTGCGGTTCCCCAAAAACGCTGGAATTTATGAAATGGTTGGGCATAAGCATTCCGAAATGGTTGGAGAACGACCTGAAATACTCCAGTGATGTATTGGACAAGTCGATAAGATTGACTCAAAAAATCTTTGCGGAACTATTGGAATTTGGATTGGAGAAGGGGATACCTGTCGGATGCAGTGTAGAGAGTGTTTCGACAAGGAAAGTAGAAATAGAAGCATCAGTACAACTGGTTAAGGATATCAAATCGATCATAGAGAAAAAGCTGAGCCCAGCCGCTGTAATCTAAGTTGGACAAGCCGCCGCAAACGCAAAAATGACATTCAAACCGTTGTTGGTTTGAATGTCATTTTTTTGTCAAATTATAGTTCCTCACGAGAGCGGAACGAATGGAAGATCAATGATCCCCTGCGGCCCTGCCGGGCAGCCCGACTTACCGGGCGGCAAGCCGGGCAAACGCCGCCGCCGCTGCCTGCGGATGCTCGGCCCCGGCAATGGCCGAAATGACCGAGATACCGTCCGCGCCTGCGGCAAGGACGGGTGAGGCATTGTCCGCGGTAATGCCGCCAATGCCGACAATAGGGATGGTAATTCCTTCTCTTCGCAAATCGCTGATCAGAATCGTGCCCTGTACCGGTCTTGCATCGTCTTTGGAGGCTGTAGGGTAGACCGGTCCGATTCCA from Paenibacillus sophorae encodes:
- a CDS encoding methylenetetrahydrofolate reductase, encoding MENRLKEKIMNKETGILTYGMTPPKATHPPEKIAEISQKQCERIRDLDIDALILYDVQEEADRIEQERPFPYLSTIDPTTYSNVFLNTLSVPKIIYRCVGKYSEAQLVDWIKSDLDQDRFSVFVGSSSSQQEVKLDLTEAYRLSKQHNQDLTFGGVVIPERHMKKNDEHIRVANKVKSGCSFFVSQATYDVEASKNFLSDYFYYCTNNGLEMVPILFNIAPCGSPKTLEFMKWLGISIPKWLENDLKYSSDVLDKSIRLTQKIFAELLEFGLEKGIPVGCSVESVSTRKVEIEASVQLVKDIKSIIEKKLSPAAVI
- the psiE gene encoding phosphate-starvation-inducible protein PsiE, with amino-acid sequence MKTKNNIAYIPIILQWALNAALVVLAIILVILLGKETIYIFGFINDGEHLTKLDLLEALLIYFLYFEFIALIIKYFEAHYHFPLRYFVYIGITAMIRLIIVDHESPSDTLIYSGAILVLVVTLYIANSKLLKRES
- a CDS encoding nucleoside hydrolase, giving the protein MDKRKMLMIDTDTAGDDCTALLLALRWPGVEVKAITTVAGNIPLSLCTRNALTTLETAERPDVPVYPGAVKPLMRGLFTAEHVHGPDGMGGSNFPEPSLKPLEEHAANAIVRLINEYPGEIEMIAQAPLTNLALAYSLDPSIAGKLKHLWVMGGANNYIGNDSPAAEFNFLVDPEAAHIVVHAGFNLTMVGWDVCHRLPVMAEEHLRLIEAMDTEFARFYMKVLRTNMERGLKQYGYRRLSHPDTLTVAMAIDNRVMARSKRFYIDVEHKSELTKGYSLVDQNNILKKEPNAEVCLEADLELFREMVFSLLKQR
- a CDS encoding DUF2252 domain-containing protein, with product MIDKNITEGVIRTRTKLRQQALISVFNEFDGKIMKLDAVNRAEKYNKMLLSPFSFFRGSAYLFYFDATRQYFPYHSSPERPTWIQGDLHFENFGAFRSEDGNLVYDVNDFDEGYVGSYLYDLLRMSVSISLVCRELGYTLEDQWDCVETYIKEYYRQIQAFSDEKDDPGKFIIDEDSAKGPVKKLLKKLEKRKAAHFLDKVTSLMQDDRIFLETEELKVPGAAEQEMLEHAWPFYQDTLNSRKKAPEHYKIKDIAVKHGSGTASIGLDRYYILIEGEGQKGAEDAVLEAKEVRVPVPAYFMPYSESFWHYFGHQGKRVTATQQAMHHKADPYLGFFTMDDRHFYVRERSPYKKRIKLEDIESFEDMERTLILMARLTAKMHARADADVNKGLLPYHSEKEIARAMGPDPDLPARHLSHWASAYADQVEIDFELFKEWAEAGGY
- a CDS encoding MMPL family transporter; this encodes MRGILKARWVIIAVWLAAAVVLVMTAPSFPDLVREKGQVSVPPGYTSSRASEILQEVSNAKGGETLHQVALVFNRPQGIGKEETESIRQGVEKLSENKESLSVESITDPFSQEALKDVLIAKNGKTIMVALSVKGGDDVVKALPEKVDALLKDVDTDHYLTSEGLITEDTILSSETGLKKSEYITVVFILLILFVVFRSFVAPFVPLLTVGLSYIASQSIVAFLVDRFDFPISTFTQIFMVAVMFGIGTDYCILLISRFKEELAASEDTQSAIIETYRKAGGTVFYSGLAVFVGFVVIGLSKFILYRSAVAVAVGIAVMLIALITVVPFFMAVLGKKLFWPSRGSLEHSESRIWGAAGSFSLKRPWAALLIVAAVVLPFLLTYSGKLSFNSLEEIGDRYASVKGFNIIADSFGPGESMPGKIVIKNDDRMDNAEYMGLAEKISREVEQVDGVKTVRSMTRPAGEQINDFLIPTQVGTLSEGLDKSSEGLDKIQSGLSDASNQLKQNEPKLTEAASGAEQLVSGTADLKSGITALGDGLTRIQKGIESGSAGAGEIKSGLEQAAASAQQLADAHKKLLAGYKQIGGGLDALDGGIGQIQQQLSGVAAALNGLGSNFTGLEGSHPELLQDADYQTIKGTVTQTGEGAAKLAAGLGQISEQLKGAAAGLDQANAGYAKAAAGQDALAQGLQKLVSGIAQLESGLNQAASGQAQIVGKIPSITSGLDELQGGQRQLADGFGELSGQIGELTKGLSDSAKGLEQITSGLGSAQDYLSQVQAAGDDELSGFFIPTEALESDDIKQVFDNYLSGDRKVMTIDVVFADNPYSTAAIDKVDDIQAAVDRAVKGTKLENAEVAMSGVTSTFSDLQAISNADYSRTVMLMLGGIFIILVFLLRSVIMPVYLILSLVLTYFTAMGVTEAIFVNLLGYSGITWTTPFFSFVMLIALGVDYSIFLMARFNETQTWDVKDAILHAMRNMGTVILSAVIILGGTFASMYPSGVLSMMQIATVVLSGLALYALLFLPFFVPVMVKMFGRANWWPFGVKEPEAAADRNIQM
- a CDS encoding PadR family transcriptional regulator codes for the protein MSDPASQLKKGVLEILVLHLLSRGNLYGYQLISELDERSGGYFKLKEGTLYPVLYRLEDSSLVESYWEQDTGKRGVRRKYYRITAAGKVWLQEMTGELALFYHSIYKIMGDESL
- a CDS encoding tetratricopeptide repeat protein, translated to MVKFIGFMLLWNLVGNPFLALIILLAVLYFIDRRYVGIFPSIARPFRRARQSSRLRTQISLNPNDVSSKFELARLLAERKKFREAQELLLQIGDRYEQSAEYWVDLGYANIKLGQLAEGESQMLRGLEINQRVQYGQPYLRLAEGFRQSDRDKSLHYLHEFKEIQSSSSEAYYLLGSMYKALGQSAEAKQAFAESVAVYRSLPKYKKRQERGWALRSFFGRIS